A part of Crassostrea angulata isolate pt1a10 chromosome 5, ASM2561291v2, whole genome shotgun sequence genomic DNA contains:
- the LOC128185258 gene encoding uncharacterized protein LOC128185258, producing the protein MQQKKVRKAEKALEAKRIGHNIRDPQDWQSEKEAVMEEIVNAKVDQVPEINTKLETFNNDTMYSEGTFDMEWGIGLDVDATLHTDPKKWPYENKLGKIYQKIAYKFGRKLRSASVPRTKGATNERQPNIEELLKDVRNDKKGKKNDKCGARK; encoded by the coding sequence ATGCAGCAAAAAAAAGTGAGAAAAGCGGAAAAGGCTTTAGAAGCCAAAAGAATTGGACATAACATCAGGGACCCGCAGGACTGGCAGAGTGAAAAAGAGGCAGTGATGGAAGAAATAGTCAACGCCAAGGTTGACCAAGTCCCCGAGATCAATACCAAATTGGAAACGTTTAACAACGACACCATGTATTCTGAAGGTACGTTTGACATGGAGTGGGGTATAGGACTGGACGTCGATGCCACCTTACATACCGATCCGAAAAAGTGGCCCTATGAAAACAAACTAGGGAAAATCTATCAAAAGATTGCTTATAAATTCGGCAGAAAACTCCGCAGTGCTTCCGTCCCGCGTACGAAAGGAGCGACAAATGAGAGACAGCCCAACATTGAGGAACTGCTGAAAGATGTGCGGAATGACAAGAAGGGCAAGAAAAACGACAAGTGCGGTGCCCGTAAGTAA